One window of Anaerolineales bacterium genomic DNA carries:
- the thrC gene encoding threonine synthase: MSKFNGYRCSICGAEYLPGQVTYTCPKDGGNLDVVLDTESIRKKFQPEDITSRTEASLWRYLPLLPVNEPAGDSTPLHASGWTPVFALPRLAEKLHLKHLWLKDESRNPTASFKDRASAVVVTRAQEIKSEVVVTASTGNAGAALAGMAAAVGQKAVIFAPKNAPQAKVAQLLVFGAKVILVDGTYDDAFDLTIKAANEFGWYCRNTGYNPFTLEGKKTAAFEIWEWWIAAHRDWHKKDSALDNHPPLTVLVSVGDGNIISGIHKGFKDLLALGWIPNMPRIIGVQAEGSAAIANAFKAGTETITPVSANTLADSISVDLPRDGVRAVRAAQHTNGTYVTVPDDEIIKAIAELGTMGVFAEPAGATAYAGLVKATSQGVVGGDDPVVVMNTGSGLKDVRAALQAVTSAPVIEPTLEAVKKLL; the protein is encoded by the coding sequence ATGAGCAAATTCAACGGTTATCGCTGCTCGATCTGTGGCGCCGAGTACCTTCCCGGCCAGGTCACCTATACCTGCCCGAAGGATGGCGGCAATCTGGATGTCGTTCTCGACACAGAATCCATCCGCAAAAAATTCCAGCCCGAAGATATCACCTCCCGGACGGAAGCCTCGCTTTGGAGGTACCTGCCCCTTCTGCCGGTCAATGAACCCGCAGGGGATTCCACGCCCTTGCACGCCTCCGGCTGGACCCCGGTCTTTGCCCTGCCGCGATTGGCTGAAAAACTTCACCTCAAACATCTCTGGCTCAAGGACGAATCTCGTAACCCAACCGCATCCTTCAAGGATAGGGCAAGCGCTGTGGTTGTGACCCGCGCTCAGGAGATCAAATCCGAGGTTGTCGTCACGGCTTCGACGGGAAACGCGGGCGCGGCCCTGGCAGGCATGGCGGCTGCGGTGGGACAGAAAGCGGTCATTTTTGCTCCCAAGAACGCTCCGCAAGCAAAGGTGGCGCAATTGCTTGTCTTTGGCGCAAAGGTCATTCTCGTGGACGGGACCTATGACGATGCCTTTGATCTCACGATAAAAGCCGCAAATGAGTTTGGCTGGTATTGTCGCAACACCGGCTATAACCCGTTCACCCTCGAAGGGAAAAAGACCGCCGCCTTCGAGATCTGGGAATGGTGGATCGCAGCCCATCGCGACTGGCACAAGAAAGACAGCGCCTTGGACAATCACCCGCCTTTGACTGTCCTGGTCTCGGTGGGTGATGGAAACATCATCTCGGGCATCCATAAGGGATTTAAAGATCTGCTCGCGCTGGGATGGATTCCCAACATGCCGCGCATCATCGGCGTGCAGGCGGAAGGTTCCGCGGCGATTGCCAACGCCTTTAAAGCCGGGACCGAGACCATCACACCGGTTTCCGCCAATACGCTTGCCGACAGCATTTCAGTAGACCTGCCGAGGGATGGTGTGCGCGCGGTACGCGCTGCTCAACACACGAATGGGACGTACGTCACTGTCCCGGACGATGAGATCATCAAAGCCATCGCGGAACTCGGTACGATGGGGGTCTTTGCCGAACCGGCTGGGGCGACAGCATATGCCGGATTGGTGAAGGCGACAAGCCAGGGCGTGGTCGGAGGCGACGATCCCGTCGTGGTGATGAACACCGGCAGTGGCTTGAAAGACGTCCGCGCGGCATTGCAGGCGGTGACATCCGCTCCCGTGATCGAGCCAACCCTTGAAGCGGTGAAAAAATTACTATGA
- a CDS encoding GGDEF domain-containing protein, with translation MTTFTSDIYRLDPLTGCHNFLSFIETLDQLSTQKGRQPFSILYVDLNYLALLNEQKGHAYGDTVIHWAGIALREECASPVFRTGGDDFAVILTGGTHTEYERQLNRLFNRLNREGEQLGIPSPPAGMALIHFDSARELTPNDVMFHLWEAILDVKSSKDRTINIFSAGNLIRATGQLKEQSQEKARRSVSVLRHIANQAIYRVIQMGQVIDVWQKASYLDPISGLPNMRAALLKIEQQLSEKTLFSIMLMDGDGLTRYNNISYAAGDEMIQRISAILSEKLRPGDFVARWRTGDEFLAILPGTPIAAAEVVGNRVCGAIREASKTWQYPTSITIGIASYPIHGTSADALVEIAEGALKKGKQTGKDKVILAGG, from the coding sequence ATGACGACATTCACCTCTGATATATATCGCCTAGATCCCCTAACCGGGTGTCATAATTTCCTTAGCTTTATAGAAACCCTCGACCAATTATCGACACAAAAGGGGCGTCAGCCTTTTTCAATCCTGTATGTGGACCTGAACTATCTGGCTCTTCTGAACGAGCAAAAAGGACACGCCTATGGCGACACTGTCATTCATTGGGCGGGGATTGCCCTGCGCGAAGAATGCGCCTCACCCGTCTTCCGGACCGGCGGCGATGACTTTGCAGTGATTCTAACCGGAGGCACACATACAGAATACGAACGACAGCTCAACAGGTTGTTCAACCGCCTGAACCGCGAGGGCGAACAACTTGGAATCCCTTCGCCGCCCGCCGGTATGGCGCTGATCCATTTCGACTCGGCCAGAGAGTTGACCCCAAACGATGTCATGTTCCATCTTTGGGAAGCCATTCTGGATGTGAAAAGCAGCAAGGACAGAACGATCAATATCTTTTCGGCGGGAAATTTGATCAGAGCCACGGGGCAATTAAAAGAACAGAGCCAGGAAAAAGCCCGTCGTTCGGTAAGCGTCCTCCGGCACATCGCGAACCAGGCGATCTACCGCGTGATCCAGATGGGACAGGTTATCGATGTCTGGCAGAAGGCATCCTACCTTGATCCGATCTCCGGTCTGCCGAATATGCGCGCCGCCCTGTTAAAGATCGAACAACAACTCTCAGAGAAAACCCTTTTTTCCATCATGCTCATGGATGGTGACGGTCTGACCCGCTATAACAACATAAGTTATGCGGCGGGAGACGAAATGATCCAAAGAATCAGCGCGATCCTGAGCGAGAAATTACGACCCGGCGACTTCGTCGCCCGCTGGCGCACAGGGGATGAGTTCCTGGCGATCTTGCCCGGTACACCCATTGCGGCAGCCGAGGTTGTGGGTAATCGCGTCTGCGGGGCGATACGGGAGGCTTCGAAAACCTGGCAATACCCGACGAGCATCACCATTGGGATCGCTTCATATCCAATTCACGGAACGAGCGCCGATGCGCTGGTTGAGATTGCGGAAGGCGCTTTGAAAAAAGGGAAACAGACGGGCAAAGATAAGGTAATCCTTGCCGGGGGATGA
- a CDS encoding molybdopterin-dependent oxidoreductase gives MTNQFSLTVNGKSYTVDAVPSETLSTLLRERLRLTGTKIGCNEAECGACTVLVDGEPMMSCVYPAERASGKTIVTIEGLADLSPSPSPERRGGQLHPLQEAFVEHGAVQCGFCIPGQIMTAYALLKRNSNPTNADIRFALKDTLCRCAGYPSIESAILAAAESLRTGQPVKPPAHIPDSIHEHKTVGHKHLRPEAVEKVTGEAIYTDDLKFDGMLYAKVKRAMNPHGFLKNLDIAKAKALPGVAAVLTAQDVPAEKNHGLVIYDWPVMVGVGERVRYVGDALAIVAAESQEIAEQAAALIEAEFDLQPVITNPVMARQVDVPQIHEKGNLLKHIKVRKGDMEKGFASADVILEHTFHTQTTDHAFIEPECSIAVPLADGRMEIYVGSQIPYQDRTQVARVMGWEEERVRIVGQLMGGGFGGKEDVMGQIHVAMLAAATKRPVKLLFDRHESLLVHPKRHATQIRVKIGAKKDGRLVACETELYGDTGAYASLGEKVMTRATTHSAGPYDIEHVRADCFAMYTNNPPSGAFRGFGVTQSAFAVESMMDKLAESLNIDPVELRRINALHVGSITNTGQELKESVGLMECIDRVDAEMRKHDPHPFAPKVDPSNPDIVRAWGFAAAYKNTGLGGGAPDISGADVELYADGTFQVRSSAAELGQGLVTVMRLTVAEEMGVEPDQVRVLVMDTDLTPNGGPTTASRQTFVTGNASRYAAKTLRDEIAASMAEKFDIRPEKIRFEGGVVHVNGHSMTYAEVYKEMTAMGQHPRVRYEYEAPKTQPLGTGGDMHFAFSFGVQAAEVEVNKLTGEVSVLKVISANDVGMAINPLGLQGQVEGGVMMGLGNCITEEFIVENGNVVTDRLARYRMPGIMLTPEITSIIVEHPIASGPYGAKGVGEISSIPTTPAITNAIYNAVGVRVDKLPVDQEMIARELWMRESAASS, from the coding sequence ATGACCAATCAATTTTCCCTTACTGTTAATGGCAAATCCTACACTGTAGATGCCGTCCCCAGCGAGACATTATCCACGCTCCTGCGCGAGCGGCTGAGGCTGACCGGCACCAAGATCGGCTGTAATGAAGCGGAATGCGGCGCCTGCACTGTCCTCGTGGACGGCGAGCCGATGATGTCCTGTGTCTATCCCGCCGAGCGCGCGAGTGGGAAAACCATCGTGACCATCGAAGGGCTTGCGGATCTCAGCCCCAGCCCTTCTCCTGAAAGGAGAGGGGGGCAGTTGCATCCTTTGCAGGAAGCCTTCGTAGAGCACGGCGCTGTCCAATGCGGATTCTGCATTCCCGGGCAGATCATGACGGCATATGCCCTGCTCAAGCGCAACTCCAATCCAACAAATGCAGACATCCGCTTTGCATTGAAGGATACGCTTTGCCGATGCGCGGGTTATCCATCCATTGAAAGTGCCATCCTTGCCGCTGCTGAATCTTTGCGGACTGGCCAACCCGTAAAACCGCCAGCTCATATCCCCGATTCGATTCACGAGCACAAGACCGTCGGGCATAAACATCTGCGTCCCGAAGCCGTGGAAAAAGTGACCGGCGAAGCCATCTACACCGACGACCTGAAATTCGACGGCATGTTGTATGCCAAGGTAAAACGCGCCATGAATCCGCACGGCTTTTTGAAGAATCTCGATATCGCCAAAGCCAAAGCCCTGCCCGGTGTGGCGGCGGTTTTAACCGCGCAAGACGTCCCGGCCGAAAAGAATCACGGACTGGTCATCTACGACTGGCCCGTCATGGTGGGAGTCGGCGAACGTGTGCGATACGTTGGTGATGCACTTGCCATCGTGGCCGCAGAAAGCCAGGAGATCGCCGAACAGGCCGCGGCGTTGATCGAGGCGGAGTTCGACCTCCAGCCCGTCATCACGAATCCTGTCATGGCTCGTCAGGTGGATGTTCCACAGATCCATGAAAAGGGGAATCTGTTGAAACATATCAAAGTCCGTAAAGGTGATATGGAGAAGGGCTTTGCCTCGGCGGATGTGATCCTTGAACACACATTCCATACGCAAACGACCGACCACGCTTTCATCGAACCGGAGTGCAGTATCGCCGTGCCTCTCGCGGACGGCCGCATGGAAATTTACGTCGGTTCGCAGATTCCATATCAAGACCGCACGCAGGTCGCGCGGGTGATGGGGTGGGAAGAGGAACGCGTAAGGATTGTCGGTCAGTTGATGGGTGGCGGTTTTGGCGGCAAGGAAGATGTGATGGGGCAGATCCATGTTGCCATGCTTGCGGCGGCAACAAAACGTCCGGTGAAGCTGCTCTTTGACAGGCATGAAAGTTTGCTTGTCCATCCGAAACGGCACGCCACGCAGATTCGAGTCAAGATCGGCGCGAAGAAAGATGGAAGACTCGTCGCCTGCGAAACGGAACTGTACGGCGATACCGGCGCGTATGCCTCTCTTGGCGAAAAAGTGATGACTCGCGCCACGACTCATTCAGCAGGACCGTACGATATCGAACACGTCCGCGCGGATTGTTTTGCCATGTACACCAACAACCCGCCTTCAGGCGCGTTCCGCGGTTTCGGTGTGACCCAATCCGCTTTTGCGGTCGAGTCCATGATGGATAAACTTGCTGAATCTTTGAACATCGATCCGGTTGAATTGCGTCGTATCAATGCCTTGCATGTCGGGAGCATCACCAATACCGGGCAGGAATTGAAAGAGTCTGTCGGCTTGATGGAATGCATCGATCGCGTGGATGCCGAGATGCGAAAACATGACCCGCATCCATTCGCGCCGAAAGTTGACCCTTCCAATCCGGACATTGTCCGCGCCTGGGGTTTTGCCGCCGCTTATAAGAACACAGGTTTGGGCGGAGGTGCACCCGATATTTCGGGCGCGGATGTTGAACTCTATGCAGACGGAACGTTTCAGGTCCGCAGTTCAGCCGCCGAGTTGGGACAGGGACTCGTCACCGTCATGCGCCTGACCGTTGCCGAAGAAATGGGCGTCGAGCCGGATCAAGTCCGCGTGCTGGTGATGGATACGGATTTGACTCCCAATGGCGGCCCCACAACCGCGTCCCGCCAGACCTTCGTGACAGGCAACGCCTCGCGCTATGCGGCAAAAACCCTGCGTGACGAGATCGCCGCTTCCATGGCGGAGAAATTCGACATCCGTCCTGAAAAGATTCGCTTTGAAGGGGGCGTGGTTCATGTCAACGGACACTCGATGACCTATGCCGAGGTCTATAAAGAAATGACCGCAATGGGACAGCATCCGCGCGTGCGCTATGAATACGAAGCGCCCAAAACACAACCCCTCGGCACGGGCGGAGATATGCACTTTGCATTTTCCTTCGGCGTTCAAGCCGCTGAAGTGGAGGTGAATAAACTTACCGGCGAAGTGAGCGTCTTGAAAGTCATCTCCGCGAATGACGTGGGCATGGCGATCAATCCGCTCGGCTTGCAGGGGCAGGTCGAAGGCGGCGTGATGATGGGACTCGGCAACTGCATCACGGAAGAATTCATTGTGGAAAACGGAAATGTCGTCACTGACCGTTTAGCCCGCTACCGTATGCCGGGAATCATGCTTACCCCGGAGATCACATCCATCATCGTCGAGCACCCGATTGCCTCGGGACCTTACGGCGCAAAAGGCGTCGGCGAGATCTCGTCGATTCCCACCACGCCTGCGATCACGAATGCGATTTACAACGCAGTCGGAGTCCGTGTGGATAAATTGCCCGTAGACCAGGAGATGATCGCAAGGGAACTGTGGATGCGCGAGAGTGCGGCGAGTTCGTGA
- a CDS encoding xanthine dehydrogenase family protein subunit M, with protein MNLWQEYKRPVSVTEAVQALASAAGPALPLAGGTDLLLDLKQGRHTPVHTLVDLTFIPEMSALEVRGDLLFIGAAVPVNRVALDPLTAAHAQALVEACNLIAGPQVRNTATLGGNVAHALPAADGTIALTALNAKAEIASVTGTKRMPLTSLFAGPGKSAIDKTKEIIVGFYLPLSTPHSASCFKRIMRPQGVALPILNCAVWLERDGDIVSDIRIAIGPGGSTPFRANEAEGLLKGKTLTEETFDLTLDALLAQAKFRDSARRASAEYRRHIVGGLFKDVLYTAWSRA; from the coding sequence ATGAACCTTTGGCAGGAATACAAACGTCCTGTCTCCGTCACGGAGGCAGTCCAGGCGCTTGCATCGGCGGCCGGTCCCGCGTTGCCTCTTGCGGGCGGCACGGATTTGTTGCTCGATCTGAAACAGGGACGTCACACCCCCGTTCATACTTTAGTCGACCTTACTTTCATTCCCGAGATGTCTGCGCTCGAGGTAAGAGGGGATTTGCTTTTTATCGGCGCCGCCGTTCCGGTCAATCGCGTCGCACTGGACCCGCTGACTGCGGCGCACGCCCAGGCATTGGTCGAAGCCTGTAACTTGATCGCCGGTCCGCAAGTACGCAATACCGCCACCCTGGGCGGAAATGTCGCGCATGCCCTCCCCGCCGCAGACGGGACCATCGCGCTTACAGCATTGAACGCCAAAGCCGAAATTGCAAGCGTTACCGGCACAAAGCGAATGCCCCTCACTTCACTTTTTGCCGGACCCGGAAAATCCGCCATCGACAAAACAAAGGAAATAATCGTTGGCTTCTACCTGCCGCTTTCCACTCCCCATAGTGCTTCATGTTTCAAACGTATCATGCGTCCGCAGGGAGTTGCCCTTCCCATTTTGAATTGCGCCGTCTGGCTCGAACGGGATGGCGATATCGTTAGCGACATCCGCATCGCGATTGGTCCGGGCGGTTCCACTCCCTTCCGCGCCAACGAGGCCGAGGGTCTCTTAAAAGGTAAAACCCTTACCGAAGAGACATTCGATCTTACATTGGATGCCCTGCTCGCCCAAGCCAAATTCCGTGACTCTGCCCGCCGCGCCAGCGCCGAATACCGCCGTCACATCGTCGGCGGCTTGTTCAAGGATGTACTTTACACCGCGTGGAGCAGAGCATAA